The Nitrospira sp. genomic interval TAGCCTCGCCGGCCAGTCCGGCCAACTCCACCGCTCCCAGGCACAACGCACCGAGCGCCACGCTCACAGCCGGACCGGCAATGGCGATCAGAAACTCCGCGCGCGGGTGCGGCGGCTCCTCCCGCATGTGCGCGACGCCGCCGAAGATGAAGAGCGTGATTTGGCTGATGGCGATCCGATAGGTCAACGCGACGTAGGCATGTCCCAACTCATGGAGCAGGACGGACCCGAACAAGAGAACTGCCGCGACGGCCCCCATCGCCCAGTAGCGCTCTTCGGACAATCCGGGTAGATTGGCCGGCAAATATCCCGAGGCCAGGCTGGAGGTCACCAGGAAAAAGACGAGAAACCAGGACGCATGGACGCGAATGGGAATGCCCAGCGCACGACCGATTTCCCAAGAACCCAGTTGCATGCCTGCACCGTAACAGCGAACGCCGCACGCGGTCAATTTATCTTCACTCGGCTTGAGGTATACTTGTGCGCATGTCACCCAGAACGTTCCCATGGATATTGAGCGCCCTCCTCATTGGAAGTCTGGGCGCATGGCCGTCTTCCGACGCGATGGCCCAGGTCATCAAATCAGGTCCGCCCTCCTGCCCGGGCATCGCGCTGACGTTCGATCTCTGTCCCGTAAGAAAAAGCCCGGGCTATGACCAGGCGCTGGTCGACTACCTGATCCAACACCAAATCCCCGCTACGTTCTTCATGTCCGGCAAATGGATTGCGAAGCATGACGCCGAAGTGGAGCATCTCCTGGGAATCCAATTCTTTGAAGTCGGCACCCACGGCGAAGTCCATGCGCATCTGCCCATGCACAATGCCGGGGAGCAGCAGAAAGAAATTCACGCCCCGGTCCGGCTCCTCAACGAGCACTATGCCCACGAGGCGACACTGTTTCGTCCCCCTTATGGGGAATATAACGACACCACGGTCGATGTCGTGAAACTCCTCGGCCTGCGTTTCATTCAATGGAGCATCGAGTCGGGCGATCCCGATCCGACGCTGACGGCGGACCAGATCCTGGCCCGCATCGAGAAACGCGCCAAGCCCGGCAGCATCGTCGTGCTGCATGCCAACGGCAAAGGCAAGCAGACCAGAGCGGTGATCGAACGACTGACCACTGAAGTGCTCCCGCGAAAGTCGTTGAAGCCCATGACCGTGAGCGAATTGTTGGCCTGCAAACAAAAGCATCCATGAGCACCCCCCGCATCAGATCCATGCAGGCCGCCGACCGCGACGCTGTGGTGCAGTTCCTCGCGGACTCAGATCCATGGAAAACGCTGGGCTATACCAGCACCGACTGGAACCGGATCTTTGCGCCGATCCCCCAGGGACGGGACGCAATTGTTGCCTTGGTGGCCGACAAAGTCGCCGGCGTGGCCCTCATCCGGGAGAAGTTTTTGCTGGGAGATTATCTGGAACTGCTCGGAGTGGCTCCATGGGCGAGACAATCCGGCGTCGGCGGGGCGCTCCTGGCTCACGTAGAGCACGCAGTCTTCG includes:
- a CDS encoding GNAT family N-acetyltransferase, whose translation is MSTPRIRSMQAADRDAVVQFLADSDPWKTLGYTSTDWNRIFAPIPQGRDAIVALVADKVAGVALIREKFLLGDYLELLGVAPWARQSGVGGALLAHVEHAVFAKTKNLFACVSDFNEPARAFYKKHGFQEVGPMPDFLIPGSAEMLLRKTAGPARTK
- a CDS encoding polysaccharide deacetylase family protein; its protein translation is MSPRTFPWILSALLIGSLGAWPSSDAMAQVIKSGPPSCPGIALTFDLCPVRKSPGYDQALVDYLIQHQIPATFFMSGKWIAKHDAEVEHLLGIQFFEVGTHGEVHAHLPMHNAGEQQKEIHAPVRLLNEHYAHEATLFRPPYGEYNDTTVDVVKLLGLRFIQWSIESGDPDPTLTADQILARIEKRAKPGSIVVLHANGKGKQTRAVIERLTTEVLPRKSLKPMTVSELLACKQKHP